One genomic segment of Clostridium saccharoperbutylacetonicum N1-4(HMT) includes these proteins:
- a CDS encoding M6 family metalloprotease domain-containing protein, translating into MRKIMRCLTTTAIVATILGGMSIGASAAPYTNLKYELSQPDGSKVQVKITGDEYFQQVESLDGYTLCRDKDGWICYAKLNDDSTDYVSTGEIYKNSSELSDSKFAVNANNKSEKTNLQKHLKIKKEAIKTKVNKVRKNLHTDDYLSSSLAKSKIDNNIDNLLDSKAQASSLSNVQGLTILVNFTDQNSDISKSDINDFLNGVGYTGYGNNGSVRDFYYDVSGGKLTYTNNVIGFYTAKQPKSYYDDLDEETGTYTKANELTEEVFQWLKTQNFDSSKITKDANGYAKAVNILYAGKPVAGWAKGLWPHQAWYGKNVNINGMKIQKYEMSNIGDDLSIYTICHESGHMIYGYPDLYDYDGDSNGTGAYSLMSGNSDQKNPIPPDPYCRNIISGWNTPTTMNSYSDGTKLEAVADPNGNQYSYKWTGNNSKEYFLVENLQKKGRYATLPDSGLGIWHVDENGDNSRNQMTSSNHFLVSIEQADGKFDLEKNRNAGNVGDLFKSGYKDSFNDSTSPNSKWWNGTSSGLNISQVSASGNKMTFVKGIGNSNPGNNPDPTNPDTNKDSNIARQAIVTTSYVSDWETIKALNDGKDPKNSNDKSNGAYGNWPKTGSQWVQYQFNKNFTLSGCDVYWFKDGQGVDVPASYRILYWDGQAWQDVKNATGFGTEINKYNTTTFTPVSTNAIAIQMESNGSSSTGILEWKVYGK; encoded by the coding sequence ATGAGAAAAATAATGAGATGTTTAACGACTACAGCTATTGTAGCAACTATATTGGGTGGTATGAGTATAGGTGCATCTGCTGCACCATATACTAATCTAAAATATGAATTATCACAACCAGATGGAAGTAAAGTTCAGGTTAAAATTACGGGGGATGAATATTTTCAACAAGTTGAAAGCTTGGATGGATATACACTTTGCCGTGACAAAGATGGTTGGATATGCTATGCAAAGTTAAATGACGATAGCACCGATTATGTTTCAACTGGAGAAATTTATAAAAATTCTAGTGAATTAAGTGATTCAAAATTTGCTGTTAACGCTAACAATAAAAGTGAAAAAACTAATCTTCAAAAACATTTAAAAATAAAAAAAGAAGCCATTAAGACAAAAGTAAACAAGGTAAGAAAAAATTTACATACTGATGATTATCTTTCTTCTTCATTAGCTAAAAGTAAAATTGATAATAATATAGATAACTTACTTGATTCTAAGGCTCAAGCTTCTTCCCTAAGTAATGTACAAGGGTTAACAATTTTAGTTAATTTTACTGATCAAAACAGTGACATATCAAAATCAGATATCAATGATTTCTTGAATGGAGTTGGATATACAGGCTATGGGAATAATGGTTCTGTACGTGATTTTTATTATGATGTCTCTGGTGGTAAACTAACATATACTAACAATGTAATAGGATTTTATACAGCTAAACAACCAAAATCATATTATGATGATTTAGATGAAGAAACTGGTACATATACTAAAGCAAACGAACTTACAGAAGAAGTTTTTCAATGGCTAAAAACTCAAAATTTTGATTCTTCAAAAATCACAAAGGATGCTAACGGCTATGCCAAAGCTGTAAATATCCTTTATGCAGGTAAACCAGTAGCAGGTTGGGCAAAGGGATTATGGCCACATCAAGCTTGGTATGGAAAAAATGTCAATATAAATGGCATGAAAATCCAAAAGTACGAAATGTCTAACATAGGTGATGATTTATCAATATATACAATCTGCCACGAAAGTGGACATATGATTTATGGATATCCAGATTTATATGATTATGATGGAGATTCAAATGGTACTGGTGCATATAGTTTAATGAGTGGAAATTCTGATCAAAAAAATCCTATTCCACCTGACCCTTATTGCAGAAATATCATATCAGGTTGGAATACTCCAACCACTATGAATTCTTACAGTGATGGAACAAAATTAGAAGCTGTTGCTGATCCAAACGGAAATCAATATTCATATAAATGGACAGGAAATAATTCTAAAGAATACTTTCTTGTTGAAAATCTACAAAAAAAAGGTAGATATGCTACCTTGCCAGATTCTGGTCTTGGAATTTGGCATGTAGATGAAAATGGTGATAACTCTAGAAACCAAATGACCTCAAGTAATCATTTCCTTGTATCTATTGAACAAGCTGATGGTAAATTCGATTTAGAAAAAAATAGAAATGCCGGAAATGTGGGAGATTTGTTTAAAAGTGGCTATAAAGATTCATTCAATGATTCCACTTCTCCTAATTCTAAATGGTGGAATGGAACATCTTCCGGTTTAAATATTTCACAAGTAAGTGCTTCAGGAAATAAGATGACATTTGTTAAAGGAATAGGTAATTCGAATCCTGGAAACAATCCCGATCCAACAAATCCAGATACTAATAAAGATTCAAATATAGCCAGACAAGCTATTGTTACTACTTCTTATGTGTCTGATTGGGAAACAATAAAGGCATTAAATGATGGAAAAGACCCTAAGAATTCAAATGACAAAAGCAACGGAGCATATGGAAATTGGCCAAAAACTGGATCACAATGGGTACAATATCAATTTAATAAAAACTTTACTCTATCAGGTTGCGATGTGTATTGGTTTAAAGACGGCCAAGGTGTAGATGTACCAGCTTCATATAGAATATTATATTGGGATGGACAAGCTTGGCAGGATGTAAAGAATGCAACAGGCTTTGGTACTGAAATCAATAAATATAATACTACTACTTTTACTCCAGTATCAACAAATGCAATAGCAATTCAAATGGAATCAAACGGATCTAGCTCAACTGGAATTCTTGAATGGAAAGTATATGGTAAATAA
- a CDS encoding HAMP domain-containing sensor histidine kinase, with product MKRKVIFYFMIIILLTLGLVMLGFVTGIRQYYYQGIVNTFQNHVESVPSVFEKQTNLSNTDLRAFSDEIIKIYQLKGSELQLLKRDGQLIQSSTGFYGDKNYSLDPSVLALKTINKIEENEYSGEKIMCVYTPLTFDGQVIGILRYSTALTKVNSLIMSLLGYGMIICAVVALIVFMLSLHLGKIIVTPLNDIISFTNKIAAGQYKEKIEKVYPHEFGEIAKTLNYMGDEILKTDRLKNEFISSISHELRTPLTGIKGWIETMQSPNEMTDEELRFGLKIINGESERLINLVENLLDFSRYQADRINLNISKFNLDELIREGAFQLQKKAEKKEIRVIVEAIPFIFKADRDKLKQVILNVLDNAIKFSYKDSSIYVTQAVNNNSVIIQISDSGIGIKEEELEYVMRSFYKIDPKSIGAGLGLVISRNIVEMHKGTIQIESEYGKGTSVIITLPLIE from the coding sequence ATGAAGCGTAAGGTCATTTTTTATTTTATGATTATTATTCTGCTCACCCTAGGACTTGTGATGTTAGGTTTTGTTACTGGGATAAGACAATATTATTATCAAGGAATAGTTAATACCTTTCAAAATCATGTGGAGTCAGTACCATCTGTATTTGAAAAGCAAACTAATTTATCTAATACTGATTTAAGAGCTTTTAGTGATGAAATTATTAAAATTTATCAGCTTAAAGGATCGGAATTACAATTATTAAAAAGAGATGGGCAATTGATTCAATCATCAACAGGCTTTTATGGAGATAAAAACTATTCGTTAGATCCTTCTGTACTAGCACTGAAAACTATTAATAAAATTGAGGAAAATGAATATTCTGGTGAGAAAATCATGTGTGTATATACGCCTCTTACCTTTGATGGTCAAGTAATTGGAATTTTACGATATTCTACAGCTTTAACAAAAGTGAATTCTTTAATTATGAGTTTATTGGGTTATGGAATGATTATTTGCGCAGTTGTTGCACTTATTGTATTTATGTTAAGCTTACATTTAGGGAAGATCATAGTGACTCCATTAAATGATATTATTAGTTTTACAAATAAAATAGCTGCTGGTCAGTATAAGGAGAAAATTGAAAAGGTATATCCACATGAGTTTGGAGAAATAGCAAAAACACTTAATTATATGGGAGATGAAATATTAAAAACAGATCGTTTAAAAAATGAATTCATCTCATCAATTTCACATGAACTCCGGACGCCTTTGACAGGAATTAAGGGATGGATTGAGACAATGCAATCTCCAAATGAAATGACTGACGAAGAACTAAGATTTGGATTAAAAATTATTAATGGAGAATCAGAACGTCTTATAAATTTAGTGGAGAATCTTTTGGACTTTTCAAGGTATCAAGCTGATAGAATAAATCTCAATATCTCAAAGTTTAATTTAGATGAACTTATTCGTGAGGGTGCCTTTCAACTTCAAAAAAAAGCAGAAAAAAAAGAAATCAGAGTTATTGTTGAAGCAATACCATTTATTTTTAAGGCAGATAGAGATAAGTTAAAGCAAGTTATACTTAATGTATTAGATAATGCTATTAAGTTTTCTTATAAAGATAGTTCAATTTATGTCACTCAAGCAGTTAATAATAATTCTGTTATTATTCAAATAAGTGATAGCGGCATTGGTATTAAAGAAGAGGAGCTTGAATATGTAATGAGGTCATTTTATAAGATTGATCCTAAATCAATAGGTGCAGGACTTGGATTAGTAATTTCTCGAAATATAGTAGAAATGCATAAAGGGACTATTCAAATTGAAAGTGAGTATGGAAAAGGCACATCAGTGATAATTACACTGCCTTTAATAGAATGA
- a CDS encoding methyl-accepting chemotaxis protein, producing the protein MIKKISDNKLMESFYTMMPYFKYYFGTELGFTISNSEEFLLVQNSEHLKINFKAGDKIPPGSAADTCLKRKEIIHITVPKEVFGFPVETIGIPVIVDDNVEGTLITSMSVDNTVKKEKISNLANILSGALTQMSKNAVEMASTFQQIGETNESIKNFILETKESSKKTDEVLTFIEGIAKQTNLLGLNAAIESARAGEYGKGFGVVSSEIRNLSNSTKESIMQINEILNNIQNSINEIYERFEKSNNLLGNQTAGLEEITATIEELTSNATQLNEFARQD; encoded by the coding sequence ATGATAAAAAAAATATCTGATAACAAATTAATGGAATCCTTTTACACTATGATGCCATACTTCAAATATTACTTTGGAACAGAATTAGGTTTTACTATTTCTAACTCCGAAGAATTCCTTCTAGTGCAAAATAGCGAGCATCTAAAAATTAATTTTAAAGCAGGCGATAAAATTCCACCTGGATCTGCTGCTGATACCTGTTTAAAAAGAAAAGAAATTATACATATTACTGTACCAAAAGAAGTTTTTGGGTTTCCTGTAGAAACAATAGGCATCCCAGTTATTGTTGATGATAACGTTGAAGGTACATTGATAACAAGTATGAGCGTTGACAATACGGTAAAGAAAGAAAAAATATCAAATCTTGCAAATATATTATCAGGAGCCTTAACGCAAATGAGTAAAAATGCAGTAGAAATGGCTTCTACTTTTCAACAAATAGGTGAAACTAATGAAAGCATTAAGAATTTTATTCTCGAGACAAAAGAAAGTTCTAAAAAAACTGATGAGGTTTTAACATTCATTGAAGGTATTGCAAAACAAACCAATTTACTTGGGCTAAATGCAGCTATTGAATCAGCAAGAGCTGGAGAATACGGAAAAGGATTTGGGGTAGTATCTTCTGAAATTAGAAATCTTTCCAACTCAACAAAAGAATCAATAATGCAAATTAATGAAATTTTAAATAATATACAAAATTCAATAAATGAAATTTATGAAAGGTTTGAAAAATCCAATAATTTATTAGGAAATCAAACAGCAGGCCTTGAAGAAATTACTGCAACTATTGAAGAACTCACATCTAATGCTACTCAATTAAATGAATTTGCACGCCAAGACTAA
- the thiH gene encoding 2-iminoacetate synthase ThiH, translated as MEQRVNHMEYMQGMEVIESNVMDQVISKMEAYDYETHTGNDVLRALNKDVLDIEDFAALLSPAALPFLEEMAKRAKLETRKHFGNSVYMFTPLYIANYCENYCVYCGFNCHNKIKRARLNAGEIEKEMQSIAKTGLKEILLLTGESRSMSDVSYIGEACKIARKYFNVVGVEVYPMNSDEYSYLHECGVDFVTVFQETYNSDKYETLHLAGHKRIFPYRFNAQERALKGGMRGVGFAALLGLDDFRKDAFATGFHAYLLQRKYPHAEIALSCPRLRPIINNDKINPKDVHEKQLLQIITAYRIFLPFANITISTRECAHFRDNVIGIAATKISAGVSVGIGGHSDEEEAKGDEQFEISDGRTVEEIAEAITKSGLQVVMSDYIYV; from the coding sequence ATGGAACAACGTGTTAATCATATGGAATATATGCAAGGGATGGAGGTCATTGAATCTAATGTTATGGATCAGGTTATCTCAAAAATGGAAGCCTATGATTATGAAACACATACAGGTAATGATGTGCTTAGGGCTCTAAATAAAGATGTATTAGATATTGAGGATTTTGCAGCTTTATTATCACCTGCAGCCCTTCCTTTTCTTGAGGAAATGGCTAAGCGTGCTAAATTGGAAACGCGTAAGCATTTTGGAAATTCAGTTTATATGTTTACACCTCTTTATATTGCAAATTATTGTGAAAATTATTGTGTTTATTGTGGATTTAACTGTCATAACAAAATTAAGCGTGCGAGGCTTAATGCTGGAGAAATAGAAAAAGAAATGCAAAGTATTGCAAAGACTGGACTAAAAGAAATATTACTTCTTACTGGTGAAAGTCGTAGTATGTCTGATGTTTCGTACATTGGTGAAGCCTGTAAGATAGCTAGAAAATATTTCAATGTGGTTGGTGTTGAAGTATATCCAATGAACTCAGATGAATATTCATATTTACATGAATGTGGTGTGGATTTTGTCACTGTATTCCAAGAAACTTATAATTCAGATAAATATGAAACATTACATTTGGCTGGACACAAACGTATTTTTCCTTATCGCTTCAATGCACAGGAAAGAGCCTTAAAAGGTGGAATGAGGGGCGTTGGATTTGCGGCACTTCTTGGATTAGATGATTTCCGAAAGGATGCTTTTGCAACAGGCTTTCATGCATACCTTCTCCAACGGAAATACCCACATGCGGAAATTGCTCTTTCATGTCCAAGATTACGTCCAATAATCAATAATGATAAAATTAATCCAAAAGACGTACATGAAAAGCAGCTTTTACAGATAATTACTGCATATAGAATATTCTTGCCTTTTGCAAACATTACGATATCAACTCGTGAATGCGCTCATTTTCGTGATAATGTTATTGGAATTGCAGCAACTAAAATTTCAGCAGGAGTTTCAGTTGGAATAGGTGGGCATAGTGATGAAGAAGAGGCTAAAGGTGATGAACAATTTGAGATTTCAGATGGACGAACAGTAGAAGAAATAGCTGAAGCAATTACAAAGTCAGGGCTTCAAGTAGTTATGAGTGATTATATATATGTATAA
- a CDS encoding thiazole synthase produces MENNTDKLIIGGHEFNSRFILGSGKYSLDLIKAAVENAGAEIITLALRRANLDGNANILDYIPKNVTLLPNTSGARNAEEAARIARLAREVGCGDFVKIEVIRDSKYLLPDNYETIKATEILAKEGFVVMPYMYPDLNAARDMVSAGASAIMPLAAPIGSNKGLSTRDFIKILVDEIELPIIVDAGIGRPSQACEAMEMGVAAIMANTAIATAGNVPAMAKAFKNAIEAGRSAYLSGLGRVLDNRASASSPLTGFLED; encoded by the coding sequence ATGGAAAATAATACTGATAAACTTATTATAGGTGGACATGAATTTAATTCGCGATTTATATTAGGATCTGGAAAATATTCACTTGATTTAATAAAGGCAGCTGTTGAAAATGCTGGTGCAGAGATTATTACTTTAGCATTACGTCGCGCTAATTTAGATGGTAATGCGAATATTTTAGATTATATACCTAAAAATGTTACTTTACTTCCAAATACATCAGGGGCTCGTAATGCTGAAGAAGCTGCTCGTATTGCACGTTTAGCTCGTGAAGTTGGATGCGGAGATTTTGTTAAAATCGAAGTTATTCGTGATTCGAAGTATCTGTTGCCAGATAATTATGAGACAATTAAAGCTACAGAAATTCTTGCAAAAGAGGGATTTGTAGTGATGCCTTATATGTATCCAGATTTAAATGCTGCACGGGATATGGTAAGTGCTGGAGCTTCGGCAATTATGCCACTAGCTGCACCTATTGGATCAAATAAAGGATTAAGTACACGTGATTTTATCAAAATTTTAGTTGATGAAATTGAACTTCCAATAATTGTGGATGCTGGAATTGGACGACCTTCTCAGGCTTGCGAAGCTATGGAAATGGGAGTTGCTGCTATTATGGCTAACACAGCAATTGCTACAGCAGGTAATGTACCAGCTATGGCAAAAGCATTCAAAAATGCTATAGAAGCAGGAAGAAGTGCATATCTTTCAGGACTTGGTAGAGTACTTGATAATAGAGCATCAGCTTCATCACCATTGACTGGATTTCTTGAAGATTAA
- a CDS encoding thiamine phosphate synthase, which yields MYKLLAITNRKLCNKDFSEKIQDICGLNEKKIKFVSIVLREKDLSENEYKDLATKVLEVCKNNNTECILHTYFNVAKELECKKIHLPLHLLKSNPNVCNDFDEVGVSIHSVSEAVEAMNLGATYIIAGHIFATDCKKGIPSRGLNFLEAVCNSVNIPVYAIGGILPKNAEKVINAGAEGICIMSGLMTCKNPRLFISK from the coding sequence ATGTATAAATTATTAGCAATTACTAATCGCAAGCTTTGTAATAAGGATTTTTCAGAGAAGATACAAGATATATGTGGATTAAATGAAAAAAAGATTAAGTTTGTAAGCATAGTACTTAGAGAAAAAGATCTATCTGAAAATGAATATAAAGATTTAGCTACTAAAGTATTAGAAGTTTGTAAAAATAACAATACAGAGTGCATATTGCATACCTACTTTAATGTAGCAAAAGAACTTGAATGTAAAAAAATCCATTTGCCATTACATTTATTAAAATCTAATCCGAATGTTTGTAATGATTTTGACGAAGTGGGAGTTTCCATCCATTCAGTAAGTGAAGCAGTAGAAGCTATGAATTTAGGCGCAACTTATATCATAGCAGGGCATATATTTGCTACTGACTGCAAAAAAGGTATTCCATCAAGAGGACTAAATTTCTTGGAAGCAGTCTGTAATTCAGTGAATATTCCAGTTTATGCAATTGGTGGTATTTTGCCTAAAAATGCTGAAAAAGTTATTAATGCAGGTGCAGAAGGTATTTGTATCATGTCAGGGCTGATGACTTGCAAAAATCCAAGGCTATTTATATCTAAATAA
- the thiS gene encoding sulfur carrier protein ThiS → MIYVNGNKISNADNLSLSDYLVREGYKISFVAVECNGSIIPKTQYKEKILADGDVIEVVSFVGGG, encoded by the coding sequence ATGATATACGTTAATGGCAATAAAATAAGCAATGCGGATAATCTGAGTTTATCTGATTATTTAGTACGAGAAGGGTATAAAATTTCCTTCGTTGCAGTTGAGTGTAATGGTTCTATTATACCTAAAACTCAATATAAAGAAAAAATATTAGCTGATGGAGATGTTATTGAAGTTGTGAGCTTTGTAGGAGGTGGCTGA
- a CDS encoding APC family permease, which yields MEHGQLKRTLKTSDLVIFGLVFMIPLGPAGMYGVYLEPSGGMVALCYLIGMVAMFFTGMSYKVMAQKFPTAGSVYVYVQKGVSPALGFLTGWAILLDYFLMPATVVIIGSIYGNSLIPSIPAWVWILGFIVFSTIINVLGVDLMSKCSWVLFTLQIIVIIAFIGCIIRLLLNGTIHFSMISFYNPEQFDLSSILKATGIVILSYLGYDAISTLAEETINPEKAVGKAIILSILIIGLIFIATTFFAGMAYPNYQDLNPDTAFTDVVTFVGGTWLNVITTITLILSFGIATTQASQVAVARVLFAMGRDGVLPKQLAYVSKKTHSPVFATVLVGIIITPISLFCSLNFISSIVSFGALFGFILLNLAVVSRFLLHNDESISLKKKIVNYAICPIIGFAVTMWIFINLDANAHLIGAIWLLIGGLYLASVTKFFKNPVPQLELN from the coding sequence ATGGAACATGGACAATTGAAACGAACTTTGAAAACAAGCGATCTAGTAATTTTTGGTTTAGTATTTATGATTCCCTTAGGGCCAGCTGGAATGTATGGTGTATATTTAGAACCATCTGGCGGAATGGTTGCATTGTGTTATTTAATAGGAATGGTAGCTATGTTCTTTACTGGAATGAGTTACAAGGTAATGGCACAAAAGTTTCCAACAGCAGGCTCTGTATATGTATATGTTCAGAAAGGTGTATCACCTGCATTAGGTTTTCTAACAGGCTGGGCTATATTATTAGATTATTTTTTAATGCCAGCAACTGTTGTTATCATTGGAAGCATTTATGGTAATTCACTTATACCTTCAATTCCAGCTTGGGTTTGGATATTAGGCTTTATCGTATTTAGTACAATAATTAATGTTTTAGGTGTAGATTTAATGTCTAAATGCAGTTGGGTTCTATTTACATTGCAGATTATTGTAATTATAGCTTTTATAGGATGCATTATTAGGCTTTTACTAAATGGAACAATTCATTTTAGCATGATTTCATTTTATAATCCTGAGCAATTTGATTTATCCAGTATTCTTAAAGCAACAGGTATCGTTATTCTTAGCTATTTAGGCTACGATGCCATTAGTACCTTAGCAGAGGAAACTATTAATCCAGAAAAAGCTGTAGGGAAAGCAATTATACTTTCAATTTTAATTATTGGATTAATCTTTATTGCAACAACTTTTTTTGCAGGAATGGCTTATCCAAATTATCAAGATTTAAATCCTGATACAGCCTTCACAGATGTTGTTACCTTTGTAGGGGGAACATGGCTAAATGTCATAACAACAATTACATTGATTCTTTCCTTTGGAATAGCTACAACACAAGCTTCACAAGTAGCAGTTGCAAGAGTACTTTTTGCAATGGGACGTGATGGAGTATTGCCAAAACAGCTAGCATATGTTAGTAAAAAAACACATAGTCCTGTATTTGCCACTGTATTGGTAGGAATCATAATAACACCTATTTCACTTTTTTGTTCTCTTAACTTTATTAGTTCCATTGTAAGTTTTGGTGCATTATTTGGCTTCATTTTATTAAATCTTGCTGTAGTCAGTAGATTTTTACTACATAATGATGAATCAATAAGCTTAAAAAAGAAAATAGTAAATTACGCAATATGCCCTATAATTGGTTTTGCAGTAACCATGTGGATTTTTATTAATCTAGATGCAAATGCGCATCTAATTGGAGCAATTTGGCTATTAATAGGCGGTTTATATTTAGCTAGTGTTACAAAATTCTTTAAAAACCCAGTTCCACAGTTAGAATTAAATTAA
- a CDS encoding response regulator transcription factor encodes MKTILVVEDELSIRSFVSLNLKKKKYEVWEAETGEEALIIFKNRKIDIVLLDIMLPGIDGFEVCQKIREISQLVGIIMLTARTQQEDKVKGLINGADDYLSKPFSMDELEARIISLIRRLDYIVSKEEGSILKSGPFELDVKNKKVFRSGQEVKVTPTEYCLLQFLISNRNQVFTRDNILDEVWGINYIGDVKVVDVNIRRIRRKIEGDPANPKYLCTDWGYGYLWREQTYEA; translated from the coding sequence ATGAAAACAATTCTTGTTGTTGAGGATGAACTTTCAATTCGAAGTTTTGTCTCTCTAAATTTGAAAAAGAAAAAATATGAGGTTTGGGAGGCTGAGACTGGAGAAGAGGCCTTGATTATTTTTAAAAATAGAAAAATTGATATCGTATTATTAGATATAATGCTTCCAGGTATTGATGGATTTGAGGTTTGCCAAAAAATTAGAGAAATAAGCCAACTTGTTGGAATTATTATGCTTACAGCGAGAACACAGCAGGAAGATAAAGTTAAAGGCCTTATTAATGGTGCCGATGATTATTTATCTAAACCCTTTAGCATGGATGAGCTAGAAGCAAGGATAATCTCACTAATTCGAAGACTAGATTATATAGTTTCAAAGGAGGAGGGTTCAATTCTTAAATCAGGTCCTTTTGAGCTTGATGTGAAAAACAAAAAAGTTTTCCGTTCAGGACAAGAGGTAAAAGTAACTCCTACCGAATATTGTTTGCTCCAATTTTTAATTAGTAATAGAAATCAAGTGTTTACAAGGGATAATATTTTAGATGAAGTTTGGGGAATAAATTATATAGGTGATGTAAAAGTGGTTGACGTTAATATAAGGCGTATTCGTAGAAAAATTGAAGGTGATCCAGCAAATCCAAAGTATTTATGTACAGATTGGGGATATGGCTACCTTTGGAGGGAGCAAACCTATGAAGCGTAA
- the thiF gene encoding sulfur carrier protein ThiS adenylyltransferase ThiF encodes MNIKINGKKVTTNCLKLHDLRKNSYGNQENIITIFNGFQTFDDYELSENDEVNFIEKGKMPPKDEFESLMCARHTPHVFEKVKAAKVAIAGLGGLGSNIAVSLARTGVGHLHLIDFDIVEPSNLNRQQYKIKHLGLYKTEALKNEIEEINPFIEVTIDTIQVTEENIQSLFEGDDIICEAFDNPQAKALLVNNIIECYPQKKIVSASGMAGYESSNTIVTKKITDNFYLCGDRETGAMVGRGLMAPRVSICAGHQSNMILRLILGIEEV; translated from the coding sequence TTGAATATAAAGATTAATGGGAAAAAAGTAACAACTAATTGTTTGAAGCTTCATGATTTGCGTAAAAATAGTTATGGTAATCAAGAGAATATAATAACTATTTTTAACGGATTCCAAACTTTTGATGATTATGAACTTAGTGAAAATGATGAAGTGAACTTTATTGAAAAAGGTAAAATGCCGCCAAAAGATGAATTTGAAAGCTTGATGTGTGCTAGGCATACTCCACATGTATTTGAAAAAGTTAAAGCTGCCAAAGTAGCAATTGCAGGTCTTGGTGGACTTGGCTCAAATATAGCAGTAAGTTTGGCAAGAACTGGAGTAGGGCATTTACATTTAATTGATTTTGATATAGTAGAGCCTAGTAACTTAAATCGTCAGCAATATAAAATTAAACATCTTGGTTTATATAAAACAGAAGCATTAAAAAATGAAATTGAAGAAATAAATCCATTTATTGAAGTAACTATTGATACGATACAAGTCACAGAGGAAAACATTCAATCATTATTTGAAGGGGATGATATTATTTGTGAAGCTTTTGATAATCCACAAGCTAAAGCGCTGCTTGTAAATAATATTATTGAATGTTATCCACAAAAGAAAATTGTGTCAGCTTCAGGAATGGCAGGATATGAGAGTAGTAATACAATAGTTACAAAAAAAATAACAGATAATTTTTATTTATGTGGCGATAGGGAAACAGGTGCTATGGTAGGGAGAGGTCTAATGGCTCCAAGGGTATCTATTTGTGCGGGCCATCAATCAAATATGATTTTAAGGTTAATACTTGGGATAGAAGAAGTATAA